Proteins from a genomic interval of Saccopteryx leptura isolate mSacLep1 chromosome 13, mSacLep1_pri_phased_curated, whole genome shotgun sequence:
- the LOC136384952 gene encoding olfactory receptor 226-like, protein MSNSTETLVTEFILLGFPELHHLRGLLFGTFLAIYVMIVLENLVIMVTIRASCQLHTPMYFFLANLSVLEILYTSVTVPKLLADLLAQARTISFSGCLTQLFLFHSLGSSECFLLATMACDRYLAICHPLHYPAIMDSRLCLYLAMGAWMGGFLACFVSMALIFRLRFCGPNVLNHFFCDISPLLQLSCSDITTIEVLDFVAALAVLLTSLLVTMISYAHILATVLRIPGGASSRKAFSTCASHLVVVTIFYTTTIFMYAQPHAVSPFNLSKLVSVVYSVVTPLLNPIIYCLRNHDIREALVKLLPALRPS, encoded by the coding sequence ATGAGCAACTCGACTGAGACCTTAGTGACAGAGTTCATCTTGCTGGGCTTCCCAGAGTTGCACCACCTCCGAGGGCTGCTGTTTGGGACATTCCTTGCCATCTATGTGATGATCGTCCTGGAGAACCTGGTCATCATGGTGACCATTCGAGCCAGCTGTCAACTGCACAcacccatgtacttcttcctggcCAACTTGTCGGTTCTGGAGATCCTCTACACATCAGTCACTGTCCCGAAGCTGCTGGCTGACCTCCTGGCACAGGCCAGGACCATCTCCTTCTCCGGCTGCCTCACCCAGCTGTTCCTTTTCCACTCGCTCGGCTCCTCCGAGTGCTTCCTCCTGGCCACCATGGCCTGTGACCGCTACCTGGCCATCTGTCACCCCCTGCACTACCCGGCCATCATGGACTCAAGGCTCTGTCTGTACCTGGCCATGGGTGCCTGGATGGGTGGCTTCTTGGCCTGCTTTGTGTCCATGGCTCTCATCTTCCGCCTCAGGTTCTGTGGCCCCAACGTCCTCAACCACTTCTTCTGTGACATCTCACCGCTCCTGCAGCTGTCCTGCTCTGACATCACCACCATCGAAGTGCTGGACTTCGTGGCAGCCCTGGCTGTGCTCCTGACCTCCCTGCTGGTGACCATGATCTCCTATGCCCACATCTTGGCCACAGTGCTGAGGATCCCAGGAGGGGCCAGCAGCCGGAAGGCCTTCTCCACCTGTGCCTCCCACCTGGTGGTGGTGACCATCTTCTACACCACCACGATCTTCATGTATGCCCAGCCTCATGCCGTCAGCCCCTTCAACCTCAGCAAGCTGGTGTCTGTGGTGTACTCAGTGGTGACCCCACTGCTCAACCCCATCATCTACTGTCTGCGGAACCACGATATCAGGGAGGCCCTGGTCAAACTCCTCCCGGCCCTCAGGCCCTCC